GTATTTCTGAAGAATCGACACCTGGTTTGTTCAAAAAGGAAGAATACAATCAACCGGTACAGGAATCAGAACCTGGAGAAAGACCAACTACCCGTGATAGTTCCGAATCACAAAATTCTAATTCTCGGCAATTTCAAAGTACTGCTACAGAAACAGCACTCCGCTCCTTTGAATTTGAAACAGCAACTGTAGAAATTAAAGCAGCATTCTTCGGAAAAAACATACAAATTCATCGCCGTCGCCAACAAGCACAAGGCTTTAGCGAACCTCTGGGTAACAATATAGAGCTAGAAATGGTTTATATTTCCTCGGGAACCTTCCTCATGGGAGCGCCAGAATCGGAAGAAGAAAGCCAAGACGACGAACGACCCCAGCACCAAGTGAGCGTACCAGCTTTTTTTCTGGGGAAATATCCCGTGACTCAGGCGCAATGGCGCGCTGTAGCCAATCTTCCCAAATGTGAACGCGACCTCAAGCCCAATCCATCCGGTTTTTCAGGGGATAATCGACCTGTAGAAAAGGTATCTTGGTGGGATGCAGTAGAATTTTGCCAGCGATTGTCCCAGCATACTGGCAGAGACTACCGACTTCCCAGCGAAGCCGAGTGGGAATATGCCTGTCGTGCCGGTACGCAAACGCCTTTTTATTTTGGCGAAACCATTACCACCGACCTAGCCAATTACGATGGTAATGAAGTTTACGGTCGGGGCAAAAAAGGAGAACATCGGAAACAAACCACAGATGTAGGCAGCTTTCCTGCCAATGGATTTGGATTGTTCGATATGCATGGGAATGTTTGGGAATGGTGTGCTGACGATTGGCACAATAACTATAAAGGCGCACCAACAAATGGCAGTGCTTGGATCGATCTTAAAAATAGAACAAAAACTCCAAAGCTCCTGCGCGGTGGTTCCTGGCTCAACGTCCCGCACGGCTGCCGTTCTGCGATTCGCGACTGGAGGCGACCCGCCA
The DNA window shown above is from Geitlerinema sp. PCC 9228 and carries:
- a CDS encoding SUMF1/EgtB/PvdO family nonheme iron enzyme codes for the protein MCVMWDGQKKERFREALCWVYPNSLELEMFLVDKDICRSIEEITAETTLRGKTFQLIQWAERQGSLENLFEAFCDKNAGNPVVQTLKEELTAEPSNTPASENNNENTENYRKSILMVAANPRGTRPLRLQEEERKIKERLRLAGYGQIPINSVVATRPIDIQQALLDFQPQIVHFSGHGASEEGLVFENANGEVQFISSQALGNLFKLFSEQVECVVLNACYSQHQAAIIAQHIDCVIGMKEAIGDRAAIEFSVGFYTAIGSGASIEFAYNLACNTIQLEGISEESTPGLFKKEEYNQPVQESEPGERPTTRDSSESQNSNSRQFQSTATETALRSFEFETATVEIKAAFFGKNIQIHRRRQQAQGFSEPLGNNIELEMVYISSGTFLMGAPESEEESQDDERPQHQVSVPAFFLGKYPVTQAQWRAVANLPKCERDLKPNPSGFSGDNRPVEKVSWWDAVEFCQRLSQHTGRDYRLPSEAEWEYACRAGTQTPFYFGETITTDLANYDGNEVYGRGKKGEHRKQTTDVGSFPANGFGLFDMHGNVWEWCADDWHNNYKGAPTNGSAWIDLKNRTKTPKLLRGGSWLNVPHGCRSAIRDWRRPASLSDGFRVACASARTL